The Aspergillus nidulans FGSC A4 chromosome VIII genome contains the following window.
GCTTCCAATAGCCGCTTTAGGATCTTTCCGTCTGGGCCCTGAGCATTTCCCTCTACCTACGGAGTAAACAAGACCTCAACGGGCTTAACTTCCTTGCCCATCTGGTGTAACTCCGTGCTCTTATAATCTCCGTCGCCCTGCAGCAGCCTCTTTCCCCCCTTTACACCCCATCTCTCCTACAGCTCAAAACACCATAAACTCTCACCAGCAAGAACTCGAGATGcatctcctctctctcctctctgtTCTCGCGTCTGCTTCTGTTTGTGTTCTTGCGCAGGATGCAACCTctactaccaccaccactcAGCCTTCGAGCACCTGCTTGGCTCAAAAGTACGTCTTCATTGCCATAATCACATGGCTCCGTTTCCTAGAGACCATACTAAAGAACCTTCTGCAGCATCCTCGATACCTGCTTGGAATCCGTCCAGGGCCGAGTTGATGCGTGTGGTGCGAATGAGTGGCGCTGTCTCTGCGACGAGACAACCAGTCTGCTAACGTACGGAAGCCCCCTTTCCAAACTTCATCCATAAGCCAAGTACATCTACGAAGATACTTACAGAAGACTAAACACAGATGCTACGACAATTGTCCCGACGATGGCGGCCGTAACGGCGTCGCACAGCAACGAACCTCATACTGCAACGCCGCAGATCAGCTCGAACCCACTAGCACGACCTCGATGACTACCGCCACCACGACGTCGACTAGAACTTCGTCGGCGACGGATGGCGACGCGACGGCGACCACGAGCACGAGTACCAGCGACGGGGCCGCGGCGTCGGAGACGGCAGACGATGCGGCGGGGCGGGTGCAGCTTGCGCTGGGATTCGGTGTTGGGGCTGGGGTTGGGCTGGCCGTGCTGGGAGCTCTGTAGGGGCAGAACCGCTGTACTGACAAAGAGGAGGATCAAGATGAAGTGACTGGAATGCGTCGTGGTACGAGCCCCCTCAGTAATAGGGCTGAGAAATGTGTATGATATGCTAGTCCTGCCGAGATCGCCCACTGAATATGGGGGTCTTGGACCCTAGGAGCTAATCTGCGTGCCAAGTCGCTAGTAGGCGCAGCCTGTCGGATGGTTCATGGAATGGCCCGATAGGCCTGAAGCCTGACTTAGAGAATCTGGAGATATTATCCAAGCTGTGACTGGGACTACGCCGGAAAGAAGGTGCAATGATGTAAGAACGGTTGACAATAGATTGTTCATCAGACCCATGCGAGAAAAGCCGAACCGTGGGACATATATCTACCTAAAAGATAGCAGTACCTTTTGACTGGACAGGCGCCGAGTCGTCCACAAAGTGAGGTCATGATTAGTGGCTGTTGGCTGTCAGACAAAGACCAGTCCAGACTCGATTTGACGTGTCagggagaaagagaaggaaacCTGCTCTTTGTATGCTGCTAGTCTTCCAATCACGGTGGCGCTCAACTTCCTGCCTGCTCCTTCGCCTCGTCACCTCCTCTCTGTGCCTTGTCTCGGTCGCTCTGTCTTTGTCTTCCTGactctccctcttctcgCCCGATCTGGCTTCACTCTTCACTCCCCCTTTCCattttctctcctcctcctcgtcgctctGCTTCCCCATACTTTTGCTGTCACGCAACCAGTCCCTGGACGGACTTCTACTCTGTACTCCTACTAATTCCAACCTTCTGTCGTCTGCTGCCTGTTCCTATCTTTATTAATAGATCCCGCCACCGTTCTTCTCCCAACAGCCGTGGTTCCCACTCGATTTTCCGGCTGCATGTGAGTTGTCGAGAGCTTCCTGTTCTGTACTCTCCGACTCCCCTGCTATCCTTACCACTTGCGCGTCTGTTGTGTTTGTCGTTGCTTATCTTCTGCTGGTTTTCTTTGAGAATcttgcttctttttttcttgcaAATATAATAGCGTTTATTCCAACTTGTATTTGTCGCTTTTCATTCGCGTTGGCAACCTGGGCGGCTTGTTTCTTGCCCCCTTGCTGTCTGCCTGCCTGGTCTGCCTGTCCGCCTATTGCCGTCCGCTGTTCGCCGCCGGTCGCAAACGACGCCCGATCAGCAAACACTGGGCCACTGGACGCCTCATCACCTTTTAACTCTACTTCGGATCGACTTCGCGTTTCGCATGCACCGGTGCATTGTCTTGACGCTCGTCAGATAATcatattcttctctccattTTAACTTTCCGCTCCTTTCCCCCCTCTCTACTTCTGAGACAGGTCGTGTCGCATCGCATCCCTGCATTGCTTACACCTGGTCCGCTAGCGCCCTTCTTTGCCACAACAACTCGCATGGCATGTTTCGGCTGCTTCCCTGGTCCTCTTCCATTGGGGGCAATAAGGTAATGACCGAAGAGGTCAAGATGCTTGCGACCTCACCTCACTGCGCCCCTCCTGGCGTGAACGGGTTTGCGCTGCCGCAGTTGAAGCGGAAGCGATCTGACTCGAGCGAGTCAACTACCACTCGAGATGCACCGGTCGCAACAAAGCTACGAATTAGTGATGCGTCAGCAAAGCACATCTCCGAGCAGCGCACCTCTGCGCCGTCCACTGGCAAGGGTGGCAAGGATGATGCAAGCGATATACCAGCGGAGCCTCTCACCGACCAGACTGCGATGCGCGCCCCAGATATGCCACCTTTATTGTCGAATGGAGGTAGCTCTGACCCGTCCGCTCCTTCGCGCGACGACCAGAAGGGCTCAGCGCGCAAGGTCAATGTAGACAGGTTGCGCGAAACTCTTGAAGCTCAGCTGAGCCTTGAGGTTTTGCTGAAACATAACGAACTTCGCTTTATCGACCAAGAGATCGCTAAATGTCAGGTCGCCTTGGAGCAACTGCGCCGATGCGCCGAAATCCCTTATCCCGGTTCGCACGCTACTGGTCCATCGCTTTCAGTCAGCAACGGAACAGGAATGTCGGTATGGGCTCCTGGAAATGGACCTGCACCGCGTTCTCCAGCGCCTTGGGGCGTCACAAACGGCCCTTACACGCGCCACTACTCTCGATGGTTGTTACCAGATCCCCGTTTTGATGGTGGCGAGGTTGAACCGATGACACCTATGGGCATGGGCGCGACGACTCCTCTGGAAGGCCGTTCAACGCGCGGAAATCCTATCGACACTGCCTATTTGGCTGGAAAATCTACAAGACCTCAACGGGGATCTACTGGGACGAAGCTTCAATCTTTACCCAGCGGCTACCCAGCTCCTAAAGAGCGAGCTGGACCGATGATTATCCGACGAAAGTCGGATGGTGTTCTTGTCAAATTAGTCTGCCTAGATTGCCGGAGAGACAACTTTTCCAGCACACAGGGCTTCATTAACCACTGTCGTATCGCGCATAACCGCAATTTCGCAAGCCACGATGCTGCCGCGATGGCTTCTGGGGAACCTGTCGATGTGGATGATGCTGGTGCCGTTATTGGTGGCAAAAATGAACCTTCAACTGGCTTAACGCCCGGTTTTGTCCATCCCTTGATCCGCTCCGCTCATGGTATCGAATCGACACCTAGAACGCCATCAGCGTCAGGATCATCGGATACGGAACTCTTGAAGCGGTCATCGACGGTGGAAACACCTCGTACTTCATCAAATACGCCAGTGGGGCCAAACAAACCTGCGACGAAAGCTGCAAACGACGCTTTTACTGCTTCTGAGGATACTCCACACTTATCGTCCTTAATGAAAATGCGAGGTGTTGGTCTCGACCTTGGCCAGTTAGTTGGAGAGGCCAAAACCGCAGTGGACCTCAATGAATACACTTCTGATGAGGGCGACTCGGAACCGGAGCCTGAACCACCAACGCCGTCCGTAAAGACAAAGCCTAATAAACCGCTCGCAACCCGTGCTGGACGCCAACCAATGCGAACAACAGCTTCGCAGACAGCCTCTGAGCGCCCTGATGGCCACAAGGGCGTCGAGCGGCCAAATCATAAGCCCCTTGCGCTGGAGACACTGACGCCTACCCGGCCGTCGGTGCCTTATCAGTCTCCTTATCCGCCGACCGGCCCTCAAGTGAACGAGTTGCGGGAGCTGGATTTGAGCCCAAACACTGTTGAGTCAAATCAAGCCCCCAGCCTTGTGagcgatgatgacgactaTGAAGTGGCGTCCGATTCTGATAGCCCCGGGCCCTGCTCATCTGATGCAGAGCATGGGGACGACTTCGGCCTCATTGATGTCGAGGACGACGATACGAATGGTTCGACTACTGCCAGCGATTCAAACCCTAAGGCAGACGTAGGGCTAGGCAGTGCCGCTAAGCCTTTGAAACATGGCAGCATACGAAAGAAAGGACAGTACCCGATTTCGTCGTCAGTCGTTCCGCTCAGTCGGGGCAAAGAGGAGAAGCGTGTAAGCTTTATAagtccaagctcaagcccCGACCAGggcgaggccaagaaggatAGCAAGCGATCTCCTGATCGATAAAGAAGATAGAATTTCCGCCATTCTTACTCGGCCCTTTGCTATTTGATCATGTATCTCTCTTCTACCGTGTATGAATCGATACGTTAAGACCTTGCTGAGGCTTGTTCGGCCATGCTCTGTTTGGCTTGCGGGGACGTTCTGGCTCATTTATGACTCATGATGTATTAAAGCAAACAATTTGATATTATCGCTGAGGTAGATGGCTGCTTGAAGATAAATCCATCCACAAAAGATACAACTCCTGTAGTAGTAGGAATCCTTAGCGGACAATAAGCCGCAACCGTCCGCAGCTAAAATTGACTCGAAGACCTTGGGCCCGGTAAAGCCGCGCAAAATGACGACCCGAGACCAATTGAATCCCACTTCCATACTTCTACCACCATCGCGATCTAAACATCAATCTCTGGCGCCATTGTATTTTGTCTTTCTTCGAAGCACGTAACCCAAGAATTCTGCAGACAAGAGGCATGACTCTAGACCTGAATCCCTCAACGATAGCCCTAGCCACATTTGACACCCTCCTCGGTGCATATGAGACCACTGTACGGCAAATAACGCGCACCAAGGCCCTTGCGACGTTGAGATCAATATCTAAAACAAAATCAAATCTGAAGACAAACAAGACCCAGACTCACAAAAGAACTGCGCCGTCTGAAAACgaaagggaggaggatctcgacTCTGTTTCTGAGCAGGTTCGAGAGTTCCTGGAACTGGATGAGTGGCGGTATGATGTCCTTCCGGGGCTTGTTGCGGACAGACGTCTAGGTAATGAAAGAGGAAGCGGAGGCCATCTTTCTAGGGAGGAACTTGTCCAGTTGATGGAGTGGAAGTTGTATGTTTGCCGTCTATCCCCTTTCCGACCTACTACCCACGTACACCAGTGTATAAAAAGTGGCACTTATGACACGCAATAACTAACAACCTACTCCTAGAAAGCACGGCGTTTACCGCCCAACCCTCCTTGGCATGATCCGACAAAACCAAGAGAAGATCATATCAGACACTACGGCGAGTGCGTTTTCGTCTTTACCTGGATCTGTTGAAGGGAAGGATGGGTTTGAGGCGATTGAGAATGCCTTGTTGACACTTACAACGCCCCTTCGCGGTGTTGGGCCCGCAACAGCATCACTGATTCTGTCCGTCGCTTGTCCGGAGATGATACCGTTTTATAGTGACGACGTGTATCTTTGGGTTTGTGCTGGTGTTTACCCGTCCTCGTCTTTTTCCTcgaaaaaaagcaaagaggtGAAGCCGAACGGGGATCCGAATGTCAAGTATAATGTCGCGGAATACCGGAGGTTGTGGGAGAGGGTGGAAGGGTTGAGGGCGAGGTTGAATGAGGAGGCTGACGAAGGGAAACGGGTTTCTTGTAAGGATATTGAGAAGGTGGCGTTGGTGGTGAGGCATTTTGGTTTGTCTGGGTTGGGGGTTTGCGATGAGGGTGAGAAAGGGGATCTGAGGGAGAGTGGTGAGGGTgcagggaggaagaagaggaggttaTAGATATTAAGGGATGCGAATAGTCTAGTATAAAGGAGTGCGCACTTCAGGGTCATCCACTGCAATTAGCTCCCGAACTCGTCATTTTGATGGTACTAGTTCAAGCATACATATCTCAAATTTAAAGCATACGCTAACATACATGGCCTCGCTATGCAACCGTCAAAATGCAAACAGGGTATCTCTATAATCAAGTCCGTGATGATTCTTCCTCCATCGTAACAGCcagctcatcgtcctcaACTCTGGGGGAAGTGCAGATCTAAGTGGACTTATAAGTATCGTTTAGCCAACCATACTTCTTGCTGCGCAACGACTTGAGCGCCGCACCTTCTGGCTCAGGTGGAGGAGTAGGCAGcggttcatcttcctcggtcaGATCTATCATAATAGCTTCAGGCGTTTGTTTAGGTTGTCGTGCTGGCGGACCAGATGGCTGGTTGTAAGCATGTGTAACCTGCGCAGGCATAGAGTTCGTGGATGTTTGCGGAAACGACGACTTAGGGGTCAAATCTATCGTGACGGCATCGATTTGTTGCCCTAGTGGCCGTGTTGGAGATCCAGCAGGCTGACTGTTGCCAGCACCCGCACTTTGCATAGAAGGTAGCGGCACGATTTGTTGTCCATATTGGTGTGGCTTGTACTCGGCTGGAACCAAGGAAATAGCGGGAAGCCGCTTTGTAACTTCGATTTCATACAGGAGATTATTGTATAGTGTACTGACCTCGTGAAGTTTGTTTCTCCACGCGGctgcttccttcttgtaTTCTTCCACTCGGGATTGGTGTCGTGTTGATACACGCCGAAGCATCGCATTTTCTTCACGGAGTAACTGTTCCGGTGACTTTCCAGAACCGTCCAGTTCCGCATATTGCAAAAGTGACTTCTTATACTGGTCACGCTCACGTGTCGTCCGGTATAGCTGAGCCCGCAGACTCTGGATTTCATTAAGCATCTTCTCGTCCCCCACGGCAACGCATGTTACGTGAAGCGCAGGATTTGAAGGAAGATAGCCTAGCGGTCCTCCCGAGACAGGATAAGGAGATTTATACTCAGGCTCTTTCCGCACCTGCAAAAATTCACGTGTGGTGGTGGCAAGAATGTCTTGCTCATCCAAAGAGAATCCCTCCTTTGTGAATTCGCTTGTTCTATGCAGGCTAGACGGAGCCTGGGGTATCTCCCTGAAATCAGGTAGAGGTTCGTCGGGTAGTACTAAGGGTAATTCGATCCCGCCTCCAAATAGACTGTCGAAAGTGTCGAAGAAAGATGCATGTGATTCATGCGTCGAGTTGGTCGTAAGAGAAGGCGTTTGATCGGGGGATTCTGCATG
Protein-coding sequences here:
- a CDS encoding GPI anchored serine-threonine rich protein (transcript_id=CADANIAT00001274) — translated: MHLLSLLSVLASASVCVLAQDATSTTTTTQPSSTCLAQNILDTCLESVQGRVDACGANEWRCLCDETTSLLTCYDNCPDDGGRNGVAQQRTSYCNAADQLEPTSTTSMTTATTTSTRTSSATDGDATATTSTSTSDGAAASETADDAAGRVQLALGFGVGAGVGLAVLGAL
- a CDS encoding uncharacterized protein (transcript_id=CADANIAT00001275), giving the protein MLATSPHCAPPGVNGFALPQLKRKRSDSSESTTTRDAPVATKLRISDASAKHISEQRTSAPSTGKGGKDDASDIPAEPLTDQTAMRAPDMPPLLSNGGSSDPSAPSRDDQKGSARKVNVDRLRETLEAQLSLEVLLKHNELRFIDQEIAKCQVALEQLRRCAEIPYPGSHATGPSLSVSNGTGMSVWAPGNGPAPRSPAPWGVTNGPYTRHYSRWLLPDPRFDGGEVEPMTPMGMGATTPLEGRSTRGNPIDTAYLAGKSTRPQRGSTGTKLQSLPSGYPAPKERAGPMIIRRKSDGVLVKLVCLDCRRDNFSSTQGFINHCRIAHNRNFASHDAAAMASGEPVDVDDAGAVIGGKNEPSTGLTPGFVHPLIRSAHGIESTPRTPSASGSSDTELLKRSSTVETPRTSSNTPVGPNKPATKAANDAFTASEDTPHLSSLMKMRGVGLDLGQLVGEAKTAVDLNEYTSDEGDSEPEPEPPTPSVKTKPNKPLATRAGRQPMRTTASQTASERPDGHKGVERPNHKPLALETLTPTRPSVPYQSPYPPTGPQVNELRELDLSPNTVESNQAPSLVSDDDDYEVASDSDSPGPCSSDAEHGDDFGLIDVEDDDTNGSTTASDSNPKADVGLGSAAKPLKHGSIRKKGQYPISSSVVPLSRGKEEKRVSFISPSSSPDQGEAKKDSKRSPDR
- a CDS encoding uncharacterized protein (transcript_id=CADANIAT00001276), producing MTLDLNPSTIALATFDTLLGAYETTVRQITRTKALATLRSISKTKSNLKTNKTQTHKRTAPSENEREEDLDSVSEQVREFLELDEWRYDVLPGLVADRRLGNERGSGGHLSREELVQLMEWKLKHGVYRPTLLGMIRQNQEKIISDTTASAFSSLPGSVEGKDGFEAIENALLTLTTPLRGVGPATASLILSVACPEMIPFYSDDVYLWVCAGVYPSSSFSSKKSKEVKPNGDPNVKYNVAEYRRLWERVEGLRARLNEEADEGKRVSCKDIEKVALVVRHFGLSGLGVCDEGEKGDLRESGEGAGRKKRRL
- a CDS encoding uncharacterized protein (transcript_id=CADANIAT00001277), coding for MSRGAVEGNSTSLRPDPQEQALMDSHLYMNELGLTPFPGFQLRGDSLQGKEQECSVEHALVDAGRRGEIDQAGGEAVAEISGVPRTGLDEINAGANATVNDMNYSYDPLFDSTVPELDFVFSRKRSAEELSDISSEKRQRQHAESPDQTPSLTTNSTHESHASFFDTFDSLFGGGIELPLVLPDEPLPDFREIPQAPSSLHRTSEFTKEGFSLDEQDILATTTREFLQVRKEPEYKSPYPVSGGPLGYLPSNPALHVTCVAVGDEKMLNEIQSLRAQLYRTTRERDQYKKSLLQYAELDGSGKSPEQLLREENAMLRRVSTRHQSRVEEYKKEAAAWRNKLHEVSTLYNNLLYEIEVTKRLPAISLVPAEYKPHQYGQQIVPLPSMQSAGAGNSQPAGSPTRPLGQQIDAVTIDLTPKSSFPQTSTNSMPAQVTHAYNQPSGPPARQPKQTPEAIMIDLTEEDEPLPTPPPEPEGAALKSLRSKKYGWLNDTYKST